From [Clostridium] symbiosum, a single genomic window includes:
- a CDS encoding protein-ADP-ribose hydrolase has product MRHEEQRMYLIRELLAEEMRYRQIKIPEDVQGQKDLLRSLMNVRPPRAVSREFLEVQDEYLSAERDMEELTDANLLPAVHADPRIILWQGDITTLKADAIVNAANSALLGCFHPLHSCIDNIIHSKSGIQLRLFCSDIMKRQGHEEITGGAKITPGFNLPARYILHTVGPVIYGRVTEEDCRQLASCYRSCLDLAVENGCKCIAFCCISTGEFRFPNRRAAEIAVGTVKDFLSADKKLERVIFNVFKEKDLEIYRELLSE; this is encoded by the coding sequence ATGCGGCACGAAGAACAAAGAATGTATCTGATCAGGGAACTGCTGGCGGAGGAAATGCGGTATCGGCAAATTAAAATACCGGAGGATGTACAGGGGCAGAAAGATCTTCTGCGCAGTCTGATGAATGTCCGTCCGCCAAGGGCGGTCAGCCGGGAGTTTTTGGAAGTTCAAGATGAATATCTGTCTGCGGAACGGGATATGGAGGAACTGACCGATGCAAACCTGCTTCCGGCCGTTCACGCAGATCCGAGAATTATCCTATGGCAGGGCGACATAACGACATTGAAAGCGGATGCCATCGTAAACGCCGCCAACAGCGCCCTGCTGGGGTGTTTCCATCCGCTTCACTCCTGCATTGACAATATTATCCATTCCAAAAGCGGAATTCAGCTGCGGCTGTTTTGCAGCGATATTATGAAAAGGCAGGGACATGAGGAGATAACCGGGGGAGCTAAAATTACCCCGGGTTTTAATCTGCCTGCAAGATATATTCTTCATACCGTCGGCCCTGTGATTTATGGCCGGGTGACGGAAGAAGACTGCAGGCAATTGGCCTCCTGTTATCGCTCCTGCCTTGATCTGGCTGTGGAAAACGGCTGCAAATGTATTGCATTCTGCTGTATTTCCACCGGGGAATTCCGTTTTCCAAACAGGCGGGCGGCCGAAATTGCCGTCGGCACGGTGAAGGATTTCCTGAGCGCCGATAAGAAACTGGAGAGAGTGATATTTAATGTGTTTAAAGAGAAGGATTTGGAGATATACAGAGAACTTCTTTCGGAATAA
- a CDS encoding response regulator, with amino-acid sequence MIRVIIADDEKLICRLVQALADWDALGMEVAGTAENGLEALELVESLEPDILITDIRMPGCDGLELIRRAKELRPQLEVVIISGYAHFEYAQSAIQYGVGNYLLKPIKKDELMETLRKMGERCEARFQREEGAAKHHQNSQKDLRRLRSSLVKDLLSPNPPHLTEETLRDTYHFQTQGNTYQVFMLKIDCDVRKMGGSPYEILQEKAREIFENGLSGICPEYHLYFQDYTGYGILNYDLEKRAEVRRSLRECLNLLDAKKNLYGEVEFSLSLGTAVDDCGRLADSLEDAGGALMERLVEGPGRLLEGIPDGSGIEKQNLLDKYVKATEHAIEVFSVEEASSACKTLWQSAIETHKICGRELFELVLSAGHLFVARCAVSNVEGIKQDFEYRCRQCCRGEELFKQLEEIQQVLITETGELRKSEAGRPVRIAKQYVMQHFHEPITLEDVCEAAGFSVSYFSVLFKKETGEGFAKYLTRVRMDEAKRLLRETNMPVAEICERVGYSDRKHFTHTFHKVAGLNPAEYRKLYG; translated from the coding sequence ATGATAAGAGTGATTATAGCGGATGATGAAAAGCTGATCTGCCGCCTTGTGCAGGCCCTGGCCGACTGGGATGCGCTGGGAATGGAAGTGGCGGGAACTGCCGAAAACGGATTGGAGGCCCTGGAGCTGGTGGAATCTCTGGAGCCGGATATCCTGATCACGGATATCAGAATGCCCGGGTGCGACGGCCTGGAGCTGATCAGGCGTGCAAAGGAGCTCAGGCCGCAGCTGGAAGTCGTGATTATCAGCGGATATGCCCATTTTGAGTATGCGCAGAGCGCGATCCAGTACGGTGTCGGCAACTATCTTTTGAAACCGATTAAAAAGGATGAGCTGATGGAAACCCTGCGGAAGATGGGAGAACGGTGTGAGGCGCGTTTTCAGAGGGAGGAGGGGGCGGCAAAACATCATCAGAACAGCCAGAAGGATTTGAGGCGCCTCCGGAGCAGCCTGGTGAAGGATCTGCTCTCGCCGAACCCGCCTCATCTGACGGAAGAAACGCTGCGCGATACCTACCATTTTCAGACGCAGGGCAATACCTATCAGGTTTTCATGCTGAAAATCGACTGTGATGTCAGGAAAATGGGAGGTTCCCCATACGAGATACTGCAGGAAAAGGCGCGCGAGATATTTGAAAACGGCCTCTCCGGCATCTGTCCGGAATACCATCTGTATTTCCAGGATTATACGGGATATGGGATATTGAATTATGATTTGGAAAAAAGAGCGGAAGTCAGACGGAGCCTGAGGGAGTGCCTGAACCTTCTGGATGCGAAGAAAAATCTGTATGGGGAAGTGGAATTTTCCCTTTCCCTGGGTACTGCGGTGGACGACTGCGGCAGACTGGCAGATTCTTTGGAGGATGCGGGAGGCGCATTAATGGAGCGTCTTGTGGAAGGTCCCGGCCGCCTTTTAGAGGGAATTCCGGACGGCTCGGGAATTGAAAAGCAGAATCTTCTGGATAAGTATGTGAAGGCAACGGAGCATGCAATTGAGGTCTTCAGTGTGGAGGAGGCCTCGTCCGCCTGTAAAACATTATGGCAGTCCGCCATAGAAACCCATAAAATCTGCGGCCGGGAGCTCTTTGAACTGGTGCTCTCAGCCGGACACCTCTTTGTGGCGCGCTGCGCCGTCAGTAATGTGGAGGGAATCAAACAGGATTTTGAATACCGGTGCCGCCAGTGCTGCAGGGGAGAGGAACTGTTTAAACAGCTGGAAGAGATACAGCAAGTACTGATTACAGAAACAGGGGAGCTTCGGAAAAGCGAGGCGGGACGGCCCGTCAGGATTGCCAAGCAGTACGTGATGCAGCATTTTCATGAGCCGATCACGCTGGAGGATGTCTGTGAGGCGGCCGGGTTCAGCGTCAGCTATTTCAGCGTCCTGTTTAAAAAGGAAACAGGGGAGGGTTTTGCCAAATACCTGACCAGGGTCAGGATGGACGAGGCGAAGCGGCTTCTGCGGGAGACAAATATGCCGGTGGCGGAGATTTGTGAGAGGGTCGGATACAGTGACAGGAAACATTTTACCCATACCTTCCACAAGGTTGCAGGGCTGAATCCCGCGGAATACAGGAAACTGTACGGCTGA
- a CDS encoding ATP-binding cassette domain-containing protein, translating to MREETLRMERVTYRENGVTQLENFSMSIRAGEILGLMPVNRHGISALIKLLRHNLPLHYGYVYYHEKLVNHWRFSDSGTNRLSVIQNKSCLAEGLTVADNIFVLRPGFRKRLMQPKILKQQLQPFLEDIDIDIDADAYIEELSPFKRFVVELLKAVVAGNYLVVLDDISSFISDVELQKLHRIIRHYADQGMSFLYVAPHYEEVKQICDRTAVMQNGQIIKYFMFSEHIPDTYMYRWTKGFDRRVSEQISKKTVHSDTEEPAFRAENLCYGEVKALSFAVAPGECLVLQDLDNRILPDLLAVLSGEKRAERGELWIGNEKFKQKPDRRIAVIQEVPVQTMLFPNLSYLDNLCFTLDHRFHDVWLRNKIKKSLRQEYAGLLGEEVFDLRVEELSHKQKYDLIYMRILVQNPKVVFCVQPFKRAEVAIRIHVWELLERFLDKGIGVVILAVNLADSLALADRLIRVGRGRMMEEYGREDFGNLPVDAPWLYLYQDREKQE from the coding sequence ATGAGGGAAGAAACATTGAGAATGGAGCGGGTGACATACCGGGAAAACGGCGTGACCCAGTTGGAAAATTTCAGCATGTCGATCCGGGCGGGTGAGATTCTTGGACTCATGCCCGTGAACCGCCATGGGATTTCTGCGCTCATCAAGCTTCTCAGGCATAATCTTCCGCTTCACTACGGATATGTTTATTATCACGAAAAACTGGTAAACCACTGGCGCTTTTCCGACTCGGGGACAAACCGGTTAAGCGTGATTCAGAACAAGAGCTGTCTGGCCGAGGGACTCACGGTGGCAGATAACATTTTTGTGCTGCGTCCAGGCTTTAGAAAACGCCTGATGCAGCCGAAGATTTTGAAACAGCAGCTTCAGCCGTTCCTGGAAGATATTGATATCGATATTGACGCAGATGCCTATATTGAGGAGCTGTCCCCATTTAAGCGTTTTGTGGTGGAGCTTCTAAAAGCAGTTGTGGCGGGGAATTATCTTGTGGTCCTGGACGATATCAGCTCCTTTATCAGTGACGTGGAGCTTCAGAAGCTCCACCGGATTATCCGTCACTACGCGGATCAGGGGATGTCGTTTCTCTACGTCGCTCCTCATTATGAGGAAGTAAAGCAGATCTGCGACCGCACGGCCGTGATGCAGAACGGCCAGATTATTAAGTATTTCATGTTCTCGGAGCATATTCCGGATACGTATATGTACCGTTGGACGAAAGGGTTTGACAGGCGCGTCAGCGAACAGATTTCAAAAAAAACGGTTCATTCCGATACCGAGGAGCCGGCCTTTCGGGCGGAAAATCTCTGTTATGGCGAGGTAAAGGCCTTAAGTTTTGCCGTGGCGCCGGGGGAATGCCTGGTATTACAGGATCTGGACAACCGGATTCTGCCGGATCTCCTGGCCGTGCTGTCCGGGGAAAAAAGGGCGGAACGGGGAGAATTGTGGATTGGCAATGAGAAGTTTAAACAGAAACCGGATCGCCGGATCGCCGTGATACAGGAGGTCCCGGTGCAGACGATGCTGTTTCCCAACTTGAGTTACCTGGATAATCTCTGCTTTACCCTGGATCACCGGTTTCACGACGTCTGGCTCAGAAATAAGATCAAGAAGAGCCTGAGGCAGGAATATGCCGGGCTGCTGGGGGAGGAGGTCTTTGACCTGAGGGTCGAGGAATTGTCCCACAAGCAGAAATACGATTTGATATATATGAGAATCCTGGTCCAGAACCCGAAGGTGGTTTTCTGCGTCCAGCCGTTTAAGAGAGCGGAGGTCGCCATCCGAATCCACGTCTGGGAACTTCTCGAACGTTTCCTGGATAAGGGGATCGGCGTGGTAATACTGGCGGTCAACCTGGCCGATTCACTGGCTCTCGCCGACCGCCTGATTCGGGTGGGGCGCGGCCGGATGATGGAGGAGTACGGCAGGGAAGACTTCGGAAACCTGCCGGTAGACGCGCCATGGCTGTATCTCTATCAGGACAGGGAGAAACAGGAATGA
- a CDS encoding pyridoxamine 5'-phosphate oxidase family protein: MSKTVEFLQANPVQYLATVGRDGKAKCRPFMFCFEKEGKLWFCTNNQKDVYKDMQANPEIEISVSDSSFAWLRLHGRAVFENNMAIKEACMANPIVKGQYETASNPIFEVFYLEDPHGVIADFSGNPPYEF, from the coding sequence ATGAGTAAGACAGTAGAATTTTTGCAGGCAAACCCGGTTCAGTATCTGGCAACCGTTGGAAGAGATGGAAAGGCCAAGTGCCGTCCGTTTATGTTCTGTTTTGAAAAAGAGGGTAAGTTATGGTTCTGTACCAACAATCAGAAGGATGTATACAAAGATATGCAGGCAAACCCTGAAATTGAAATCAGCGTTTCCGATTCCAGTTTTGCATGGCTCAGGCTGCACGGCCGGGCGGTGTTTGAGAATAATATGGCAATCAAAGAAGCATGCATGGCAAACCCGATTGTGAAGGGACAGTATGAAACAGCATCAAATCCGATTTTTGAAGTATTTTACCTGGAAGATCCCCATGGTGTCATTGCAGATTTTTCAGGAAATCCGCCGTATGAATTTTAA
- a CDS encoding carbohydrate kinase, translated as MYDVTAIGELLIDFAALSTDGAGYPTMKANPGGAPGNFLAALSAYGAKTAFLGKVGDDAFGTLLRKTMADAGIETRGIVTDGTVFTTLAFVTFSPDGDRSFSFARKPGADTRLLFEELNLALIDEAKVFHFGTLSLTDEPVRTTTQKAVAYAKEKGKLITFDPNLRPPLWSSMEEAREQILWGLSNADVVKISDEEVEFLWGITDEKEAAAKLLDEYGVKLAMITLGPKGAYLANKNGGASAVCPAVKPIDTTGAGDIFGGSAVSRLLKMGKEPDCLEVEELAAIAGFASAAASLSTQKTGGIPSIPAEAEVLAVL; from the coding sequence ATGTATGATGTAACGGCAATTGGAGAATTATTAATCGATTTTGCGGCGCTTTCAACGGATGGGGCGGGATACCCGACGATGAAGGCCAACCCGGGCGGGGCGCCGGGGAATTTTCTGGCGGCGCTGAGCGCCTACGGGGCAAAAACCGCATTTCTGGGAAAGGTCGGTGATGATGCCTTCGGAACACTTCTTCGGAAGACCATGGCCGATGCGGGAATCGAGACAAGGGGCATTGTGACGGACGGTACGGTATTTACCACCCTTGCCTTTGTCACCTTCAGCCCGGATGGGGACCGTTCCTTCAGCTTTGCCAGAAAGCCGGGAGCCGATACCAGGCTTCTCTTTGAAGAACTTAATCTGGCGCTGATTGACGAGGCAAAGGTCTTCCATTTCGGAACTTTGAGCCTGACGGACGAGCCGGTCCGCACGACGACGCAGAAGGCGGTGGCCTATGCAAAGGAAAAGGGAAAGCTTATCACCTTTGATCCAAACCTGCGTCCTCCGCTGTGGAGTTCCATGGAAGAAGCGAGAGAGCAGATCCTGTGGGGGCTTTCGAATGCGGACGTCGTCAAGATCAGCGATGAGGAAGTGGAATTCCTGTGGGGGATTACCGATGAGAAGGAAGCGGCGGCCAAACTGCTGGATGAATATGGGGTTAAGCTTGCGATGATAACGCTGGGACCGAAGGGAGCTTATCTGGCGAATAAGAACGGCGGAGCATCGGCGGTATGCCCGGCCGTAAAACCGATCGACACGACGGGAGCGGGAGATATCTTCGGCGGCAGCGCCGTTTCGCGTCTCTTAAAGATGGGGAAGGAACCAGACTGTCTTGAAGTAGAGGAACTGGCGGCAATCGCGGGATTTGCATCGGCCGCGGCCAGTCTTTCCACCCAGAAGACGGGCGGGATTCCGAGCATCCCGGCGGAGGCGGAAGTTCTCGCTGTTTTATAA
- a CDS encoding 4Fe-4S binding protein codes for MKTEDYLRILKDEIHSAVFATADGEGLPVTRVIDIMLADRDSLYFITAKGKEFYRQLMDTGYVSVSGMTGGAGSMEKKAVSVRGKVRNTGSRLLSQVFEENPYMAEIYPDEGSRTALEVFQLYEGRGEFFDLSTKPITRDTFLLGKTAKEEVTGAAGGYLITERCRGCRLCYSKCPQKCIDTEASPCVILQEHCLHCGNCYEICPFEAVVKRRV; via the coding sequence ATGAAAACAGAGGACTATCTCAGAATCCTGAAGGATGAAATCCACTCTGCCGTATTTGCCACGGCCGACGGGGAGGGACTTCCTGTAACGAGGGTAATTGACATTATGCTTGCGGATCGGGACAGTCTATATTTCATTACGGCTAAGGGGAAGGAGTTTTACCGTCAGCTGATGGATACGGGATATGTTTCGGTCAGCGGAATGACGGGCGGAGCTGGCTCGATGGAAAAGAAGGCCGTTTCCGTGCGGGGAAAGGTGAGGAATACCGGCAGCAGACTGCTTTCGCAGGTCTTTGAAGAAAACCCCTACATGGCTGAAATTTATCCGGATGAGGGCAGCAGAACGGCCCTGGAAGTGTTTCAGCTCTATGAAGGCCGGGGAGAATTCTTCGATTTGTCCACGAAACCGATTACGAGAGACACCTTTTTACTGGGAAAGACGGCCAAGGAGGAAGTTACGGGAGCCGCGGGAGGTTATTTGATCACGGAACGGTGCCGCGGCTGCCGGCTCTGTTATTCCAAATGTCCTCAGAAATGTATTGATACGGAGGCGTCCCCCTGCGTGATTTTGCAGGAGCACTGCCTGCACTGTGGAAACTGTTATGAAATCTGCCCCTTTGAGGCGGTTGTAAAAAGGCGGGTGTGA
- a CDS encoding Sir2 silent information regulator family NAD-dependent deacetylase, whose translation MKEKELLRWIDDADAVVIGAGSGLSTAAGLSYSGERFRNYFSDFIERYQMKDMYSAGFYPFATQEEKWAYWSRHIFCNRYDQPAGGAYLDLLALVKKKNYFVLTTNVDHQFWLAGFKADRIFATQGDYGKFQCRKACHNKLYDNEAQVRAMVREQKNCRIPAHLVPKCPVCGGEMEVNLRCDGYFVEDEAWHLAAGRYKRFLSANRKGKLLFLELGVGMNTPVIIKYPFWQMTYQNPNARYACINLDENRAPEEIEGRSVCIRGDIAAVLADMRKQDALRAENGNGGGRDAARRTKNVSDQGTAGGGNAVSAN comes from the coding sequence ATGAAAGAGAAGGAACTGTTAAGGTGGATTGATGACGCGGATGCCGTTGTCATTGGCGCTGGCTCCGGGCTGTCCACGGCAGCGGGGCTGTCCTATTCGGGTGAGAGGTTCAGAAACTATTTCAGCGACTTTATTGAGCGGTATCAGATGAAAGATATGTACTCCGCCGGGTTCTATCCCTTTGCCACCCAGGAAGAAAAATGGGCCTATTGGAGCAGGCATATATTCTGCAACCGGTACGATCAGCCGGCGGGCGGGGCATACCTGGATTTGCTTGCGTTGGTGAAGAAGAAAAATTATTTTGTGCTGACCACCAACGTGGATCACCAGTTCTGGCTGGCCGGGTTTAAAGCGGACCGTATTTTTGCCACTCAGGGTGATTACGGCAAGTTTCAGTGCCGGAAGGCCTGCCACAATAAGCTGTATGACAATGAGGCCCAGGTCCGGGCCATGGTCAGGGAACAGAAGAACTGCCGCATTCCCGCGCATCTGGTGCCGAAATGTCCGGTGTGCGGCGGAGAGATGGAAGTGAACCTGCGCTGTGACGGCTATTTTGTGGAGGATGAGGCGTGGCACCTGGCGGCTGGAAGATATAAACGCTTTCTGTCGGCGAATCGAAAGGGAAAGCTTCTTTTCCTGGAACTGGGTGTCGGGATGAATACTCCTGTTATCATTAAATATCCGTTTTGGCAGATGACATATCAGAATCCGAATGCCCGCTATGCCTGTATCAATCTGGATGAGAACCGGGCGCCAGAGGAGATTGAGGGGCGTTCTGTTTGTATACGGGGAGATATCGCTGCGGTTCTGGCAGATATGAGAAAACAGGATGCGCTGAGGGCAGAGAATGGGAATGGAGGCGGACGGGATGCGGCACGAAGAACAAAGAATGTATCTGATCAGGGAACTGCTGGCGGAGGAAATGCGGTATCGGCAAATTAA
- a CDS encoding aldose 1-epimerase family protein, which translates to MDGGKEELLRYCGSMEQAAGVRRVTYEDGRASGLRCALVQNGALEFPLMLDKCLDPAWIRYRGINLSFLSKPGLQGRNSYDTAGEEAVRSIMGGAMFTCGLDHVHGCRMIDGTEYPTHGRMRTTPAEKVGMDAFFDGDRYTVRVTGEMRQARIFGENMVLRRTVETVYGSKEILFRDEIENQGFKPEPLCFLYHCNAGYPLLAPGSRLILPEASCVPRDEAAARGMADRLTIGRAVDGEPEQVFQHTLASDQDGNTFGAFVNDGLELALCIRWNVKQIPYMTQWKSSASGDYAMAMEPTNCGFDGRAGQTGMLAPFEKHCNEIRFCIADGRGQIAELEEECRALMDNEKRQTG; encoded by the coding sequence ATGGACGGGGGAAAAGAAGAGCTCCTTCGTTACTGCGGCAGCATGGAGCAGGCAGCCGGCGTGAGGCGGGTGACCTATGAGGACGGACGGGCTTCCGGACTCAGGTGCGCCCTGGTCCAAAACGGAGCCCTGGAATTTCCGCTGATGCTTGATAAATGCCTGGATCCCGCCTGGATCCGCTACCGTGGAATCAACTTAAGCTTCCTTAGCAAACCGGGCCTGCAGGGGAGGAATTCCTACGACACGGCCGGGGAGGAGGCGGTGCGCTCCATCATGGGCGGGGCCATGTTCACCTGCGGCCTCGACCATGTCCACGGGTGCAGGATGATAGACGGAACGGAATATCCGACCCATGGCAGAATGAGGACGACACCGGCCGAAAAGGTCGGGATGGATGCCTTTTTCGACGGGGACAGGTACACGGTGCGCGTGACGGGAGAGATGCGTCAGGCAAGGATATTCGGCGAGAACATGGTACTTCGCAGAACGGTGGAGACGGTGTACGGTTCTAAGGAGATCCTGTTTCGAGATGAAATAGAAAACCAGGGTTTTAAACCGGAACCCCTTTGTTTCCTATACCACTGCAACGCCGGATATCCCCTTCTGGCGCCGGGCAGCCGTCTGATTCTACCGGAAGCTTCCTGCGTTCCACGGGATGAAGCGGCGGCACGGGGGATGGCGGACCGGCTTACGATAGGCCGGGCCGTGGACGGGGAGCCAGAGCAGGTGTTCCAGCATACGCTGGCGTCGGATCAGGATGGAAATACCTTCGGGGCGTTTGTAAACGACGGTCTGGAACTGGCGCTCTGCATCAGGTGGAATGTGAAGCAGATTCCGTATATGACCCAGTGGAAGAGCAGCGCTTCGGGAGACTATGCGATGGCCATGGAACCGACGAACTGCGGCTTTGACGGAAGGGCCGGACAGACAGGGATGCTGGCGCCTTTTGAGAAACACTGTAATGAGATCCGCTTCTGCATCGCCGACGGGCGTGGCCAGATAGCGGAGCTGGAAGAAGAATGCAGGGCTTTGATGGATAATGAGAAAAGGCAGACGGGGTGA
- a CDS encoding sensor histidine kinase, giving the protein MDRKKTKFLSYRVSALAVSGALLILFLLIMCLKMIIFEEAPLWPFFLALAVFFCLIGASFYYVVKPYLRFEKTMRLFTDGYTTMEIGDLYDVAPTPAGYRLLERMTDMMDSSELLKLNKRQAQYLALQNQINPHFLYNTLESIRSEALIAGLDSVAEMTEALATFFRYTISKVENLVSVEEELQNCETYFRIQQYRFGTRLSLSVECDPDDREEIYCCRLPKLTMQPILENSIIHGTECKIGSGHLTIHLERSGKRLLIRISDDGVGMDEASLARMNERLEKSGRAFALQNTETKGGIALVNVNNRIHLLFGEEYGLHVFSMPGVGTDVEISLPAITSDREIKNKEALK; this is encoded by the coding sequence ATGGATAGAAAGAAGACAAAATTTCTGTCGTACAGAGTATCGGCGCTGGCCGTATCGGGAGCGCTGCTGATCCTCTTTCTGCTGATCATGTGTCTGAAAATGATTATTTTTGAGGAGGCGCCTTTGTGGCCGTTCTTTCTGGCGCTGGCCGTGTTCTTCTGTCTGATTGGCGCGTCTTTTTACTATGTGGTCAAACCGTATCTGAGGTTTGAGAAGACGATGCGTCTTTTTACGGATGGGTATACGACGATGGAGATAGGCGATTTGTACGATGTCGCGCCTACACCGGCCGGATACCGCCTGCTGGAGCGCATGACGGATATGATGGATTCATCGGAGCTTTTAAAGCTGAATAAGAGACAGGCCCAGTACCTGGCTCTGCAAAACCAGATTAATCCCCATTTCCTTTACAATACGCTGGAGAGCATCCGGAGTGAGGCGCTCATCGCCGGGCTGGACAGTGTGGCGGAGATGACGGAAGCGCTCGCCACATTTTTCCGCTATACCATCAGCAAGGTGGAAAACCTGGTGTCCGTGGAGGAGGAGCTTCAGAACTGTGAGACGTATTTCAGGATCCAGCAGTATCGGTTCGGCACGCGCCTGAGCCTGTCGGTGGAGTGCGATCCCGACGATCGGGAGGAGATTTACTGCTGCCGTCTGCCGAAGCTCACGATGCAGCCGATTCTGGAAAACAGTATTATCCATGGGACGGAGTGCAAAATCGGGAGCGGCCATCTGACCATTCATCTGGAACGCAGCGGAAAACGTCTGCTGATCCGGATTTCCGACGATGGGGTCGGGATGGACGAGGCGTCCCTGGCCAGGATGAACGAGCGTCTTGAGAAGAGCGGCCGGGCATTTGCGTTACAGAATACGGAGACCAAGGGAGGAATTGCCCTTGTCAATGTAAATAACAGGATCCATCTGCTGTTTGGCGAGGAATACGGACTCCACGTATTTTCTATGCCCGGGGTGGGGACGGATGTGGAGATATCACTTCCTGCCATCACGAGTGACAGGGAAATCAAGAACAAAGAGGCATTGAAATAA
- a CDS encoding D-lyxose/D-mannose family sugar isomerase gives MKRSEINAALKEMEAMVKEYRFAVPPFCNFTPEEWREKGHDYDEIRDNMLGWDITDYGLGNFDKTGFSLITIRNGNLKMRDKYTKSYAEKLLYIKDGQYSPMHFHWSKMEDIINRGGGNVLIRVYNSTPEEDLDKVNDVHVHIDGREIVVPAGTQVRLTPGESITIYPYMYHDFEVEKGTGAVLLGEVSQCNDDNTDNRFYEKMGRFPKIEEDEAPYRLLCNEYPAAE, from the coding sequence ATGAAACGAAGCGAGATCAATGCGGCCTTAAAAGAGATGGAAGCGATGGTGAAGGAGTACCGTTTTGCGGTTCCCCCCTTCTGTAATTTCACACCGGAGGAATGGCGGGAGAAGGGGCATGACTACGACGAGATCCGCGACAATATGCTGGGCTGGGACATCACGGATTACGGCCTTGGAAATTTTGATAAGACTGGATTTTCCCTGATTACAATCAGAAACGGCAATCTGAAGATGCGCGATAAATACACAAAATCTTATGCGGAAAAGCTTCTGTATATCAAGGATGGACAGTACTCCCCGATGCATTTCCACTGGTCCAAGATGGAGGACATTATTAACCGCGGAGGCGGCAATGTCCTGATCCGTGTTTACAACTCCACCCCGGAAGAGGATTTAGATAAGGTAAATGACGTCCATGTCCATATCGACGGCAGGGAGATTGTCGTACCGGCGGGAACCCAGGTGCGCCTGACGCCGGGGGAGAGTATCACGATCTATCCTTATATGTATCATGATTTTGAGGTGGAAAAAGGAACCGGCGCCGTGCTTCTGGGCGAGGTGAGCCAGTGCAACGACGACAATACCGATAACCGCTTTTACGAGAAGATGGGACGTTTCCCGAAGATTGAGGAGGATGAGGCTCCATACCGCCTGCTCTGCAACGAGTATCCGGCGGCAGAGTGA
- a CDS encoding substrate-binding domain-containing protein, which yields MTDTGVSVLTAGAAAGAAAAAPAKASKEWKIALITMDSIDQHWVTLNEGAQKKAAELGVSVTFMSPNTKDDAQQIECVNNAVAGGYNAIMVAANGPDAISSALKEAASAGVKIVYVDSPANVEAEATFSTDNKAAGKTAGEEMLKTLKDAGVTTGSIGVINVNAATDSCVMREEGFRSAFEGTDYTILETQYGEGDAAKSQSIAENYITQGVVGIFGCNEGSTTGAGNAIKAAGKDGIIGVGFDKSDAILGLIDDGYLLCTMAQNPDVMGSMGVEACVQALEGNSLGGVVKDTGVSVLKK from the coding sequence GTGACGGATACAGGCGTTTCCGTATTAACAGCAGGTGCAGCGGCAGGCGCGGCGGCAGCAGCTCCGGCAAAAGCCAGCAAAGAATGGAAAATTGCCCTTATTACCATGGACTCTATCGACCAGCACTGGGTAACATTAAATGAAGGCGCACAGAAAAAGGCAGCAGAACTGGGCGTGTCCGTAACATTTATGTCCCCGAACACAAAAGACGATGCACAGCAGATCGAGTGTGTCAATAATGCAGTGGCAGGCGGCTACAATGCAATCATGGTAGCGGCAAACGGCCCGGACGCCATCTCTTCCGCACTGAAAGAAGCGGCATCGGCAGGCGTAAAAATTGTCTATGTTGACTCACCGGCCAACGTAGAGGCAGAAGCAACCTTCTCAACCGACAACAAAGCGGCAGGAAAGACAGCCGGGGAAGAAATGTTAAAAACCCTCAAAGATGCAGGCGTAACAACCGGTTCCATCGGCGTTATCAACGTAAACGCGGCAACCGATTCCTGTGTGATGCGTGAAGAGGGATTCCGCTCCGCATTTGAGGGAACAGACTATACAATTCTCGAAACACAGTACGGCGAGGGCGATGCAGCCAAATCCCAGAGTATCGCAGAGAACTACATCACTCAGGGCGTAGTCGGCATCTTCGGCTGTAACGAAGGTTCCACAACAGGCGCAGGAAACGCAATTAAGGCAGCAGGCAAAGATGGCATTATCGGCGTAGGTTTCGATAAATCGGATGCAATCCTCGGCTTAATCGACGACGGATACTTACTCTGCACAATGGCTCAGAATCCAGACGTAATGGGTTCCATGGGTGTTGAGGCATGCGTACAGGCTCTGGAAGGCAATTCCCTTGGCGGAGTTGTAAAAGATACAGGCGTTTCCGTACTTAAAAAATAA